One window of the Macaca thibetana thibetana isolate TM-01 chromosome 1, ASM2454274v1, whole genome shotgun sequence genome contains the following:
- the FAM229A gene encoding protein FAM229A, whose amino-acid sequence MLPSSTPGSGPTAETCPAPPGPERSPAARARAAASSLGPVSASGRAPRGLDMSAQEPPQGRRFPIEAGDSRGLAASPESQDSPEAVVTEHNPVRPLRRCPGCHCLTLLHVPIDVYLAMGGSPRARAT is encoded by the exons ATGCTGCCCTCCTCGACGCCCGGGTCCGGGCCCACCGCAGAGACCTGCCCGGCTCCGCCTGGACCGGAGCGTTCTCCCGCGGCCAGGGCTCGGGCAGCTGCTTCCAGCCTGGGACCGGTCTCAGCCTCCGGGAG AGCGCCCCGGGGCCTGGACATGAGCGCCCAGGAGCCCCCGCAGGGTCGGAGATTCCCCATTGAGGCCGGAGACTCCCGTGGCCTTGCCGCCTCCCCCGAGTCCCAGGACAGCCCGGAGGCGGTAGTGACGGAGCACAACCCGGTCAG GCCGCTTCGTCGCTGCCCCGGATGCCACTGCCTGACGCTGCTGCACGTGCCCATCGACGTCTACCTGGCCATGGGCGGGAGCCCCCGGGCCCGCGCCACGTGA